Part of the Siniperca chuatsi isolate FFG_IHB_CAS linkage group LG6, ASM2008510v1, whole genome shotgun sequence genome, GGTCTTTTTGACCAAATCTGAGTGTGTACAATTAGTACGCACTTGGGACACAGCACTCAAATGTCCAGACTAGAATGATGAACTAAAAGACAGACCAACTGACATAGCTATTCTAGAGCCACATggttagcatggctaaaaaatgaCTGTATAATGGCTTCATTAACCCACCAAAGTATACAACTGGCAACACTGTGCTACCACAGTGCTTTTGTATTGATCCTAAAGATTGTCCATTTTGATGGATTTAGCATCACCTGTGGTTATCAGTCCATTTTCATCATACAGACCAGAGTTccttttgaattgaattgtaacATCAAAGTGGCCTTGCAATATTTATCTTGACAGACATACAAAACCATATTCTCCACTGCCAGACAAACTGTTTTATGAATGATCAAGTGTTATCTTTAAAAGATAACCCAGTGGTAGTAAAACATGTTAGTACCCTGTTTCCTCTTAGCAGTATGCCACTGTCTCATCTGCTGGCTGTCTGTGAGCTGGCTTCTTGGCTACCCTGTCTTTTTAACATTATGACACGTGTGAATTCATCATTTCCTGTGTATtcatgtatatatttacatagaGTATTTGGTGGAGCCTGCCACCAACACTGATAACTAAgatcattttaactttttctttttaattccaGTGAGCAAAAGCATCAGACATGGTACTTTATATATGATAATCTTAAGGATAAAAAGTTGCAGTCTTCAAAGTCAATCCACAGCAAGCACACATGCCCCGGCACGTGCCCCATCTGTGAATGTTGAATGCTCGTCAAGTGTTATGTCATTAGAGGAGGCACATGAGCCATTTTTAATTGAACAACTACATTTCTTTTAGTGCTGCACTACAAACCTGTCACACTGCATTGGAAATCATTTGTTCTGAATTaatttgtgttctgtgtgtctgtgctgtcaCGTGTGCTCTTTATTTTATCCTCAAACATCTCTGAACCCCTGTAGATTGATTGTTATACCAATTCTGACAGCACCAATAATAAACCtttagaaagtgtgtgtgtgttgtgaagtATTGGAGAGATGTGGACTGTAATGGGAGAGTAGCAGGGTTATTTGGGTGAGCTGAAACAGGTTTCACAGCCATGAATAAAATACAACTGTGACAGTCTCTCCAACAAAAGCACCTCCAGCAGTTAAAGGACTGCGACTTCTAGGTAGTCCTTTACCAGTAGAGCTTGCCCCGGAGAAATCACTGATAATGATTAACTTGATGCTGAATGGCTTTGTATTTTCTGCTGTACCCCAGTGGTTGGGTTGGGAAACGTCAGGCCCAGACAACAACAGGACTGATATTTGACTCTTGTCAacatcacataaacacagtatgAATGTACCTGCTGCCTTGGAGATCATTCAAGGCAATCAGCACTCATCAACAATCAGTAATGTCAGTACCATGGAGCAGCAGGTACTGTTATTCCAAGAGACTGTTGCTTGTGACTAAAAATAAGAGGTAACACACAAGCGGACAATGCAGTCCTATAGGAATATGGGAGtttggtttaatttaatttaaacagcTTGAAGTAATACTAAATTATACTGACTTAcaatattttttccccttacaTTAGTATTTAGAGTTGAACCTAGATGCAATACTGTAAGTGTAAGTcctcatttttgtattttgtgtgccAGATTACCACCTCCAGCTAAACAATGGTTGTTGAATGATGAATAGGCTATGTTTTCCCCTTGGCACTAAAATACATCGAGGAATGTGAACTATGGGAACTTAGATTTTTTAGTTATTtagtatcatcatcatttttgctAGCAAGTACAGTAGCACTGTATTGCTTCTTTCGCTTAGTATATTTGTTGTTCTTCATACAGTTTATTTAGCTAACGGAACCATTTCTCAAAAAGGGTAATGGgtgatgtttttattaatggaACTTAGTAACTAACTAACTAGTAAGCATCAGTGACAGTTTTGATGAGAGGGCTGAGACTAAACCgtacagtaaatgtgccatCTCACCAAATAAATTAACAAGGCTAAAATGCTccaaagagctgcagagttggttgataattttctgtgggtttatcaCCGCAAGCAAGCCCTTATACATTAGTCATTTAAGTAAGTGttgaaaacatatttagaaACTGAACGGAATATTTACATCATCATTCATGTGACACAGGCCCAGCATCTGATACACCTATTGTTTGATTGTGCTTATTGTTGCAACATGggcaattacatttttgttgtgtttttcttgcacTGCTTCTGTTATTTGTCTCAGAGCCAAACAGGAGGAGTAATCAACTGTCCTTCTCATCCTCCCCATGATCCATAGTCATGGCAATGCTGCACCATGGGTATTGTGTTTACTACTGATAAAGAGAccagagagatacagagagaagagagatacTGTAGAGCAGTAGGAGAGGGATAGAAAGATAAAGAGACTGAGAATTACGGATGTGATTACCACAGTTTTTACATTAGCTACTATTCTatacttctttttctttgtttaaagtCAGGTGAAAGAAGAGGTTTTGaaacagttttgaaaagtgctatggCAAAACTCAACAACTGCATTGTGGTTAAATAAGGTCttcttactttttaaaatcattgtGGACAGACAAGGTTTGCACAGGAAAGCAGATAGAATCACTGGCCCTGTTGCTGTTTATAAAGTACTGCATATGTTTGcttttctgctgctgtaacagcATCCCAGCAACTGGGATAACTGATCCCaccaaaaaaagcaacagaacCTACACATGGTTTAGTCACTCTCTGATGCCTGAATTACATTACTGTAATTTATACTTTCATAACCACAAATAAGTTGCACCGGTCATCATTATGTGCTGAGTTGATGTTTGGCTTGAAATAATTTCCACAGTGAGATGTGTGTTGGCTGTATTTGCAGTTTACTGGCCCAGATAGGTTTGTGTTGTGTCTACTGAGCAGGGTGCTATCCCACATTCACCCTGCTCTTCAATCCCTGAGTCACTAACACATTGACaactagaagagtgcactcagtagagtgTAGATCTCCGCCAGGActggtatcaccaaatggcaTACGAACACGCCAATGTCTTAAGTCATTTCGTGTGTCATCACAACgccttttttgcttttgtgtgtcaTCTCATGCCATTTAGTCTCTACTGACTTATATTGTGCAGAAGCGGCGTGTCATTTTACgctcaaatgtaaaatgtcaggtgacgtagtatataGGCGACAAAGTCCATGTAGGGACaaggttggggtggatggatgggtcaaacaaataCAGGACTTTCACCGAGGAGACTGCAATTCGTGTCCTGtatgaaaccaaaagtcaatgttgacttttttttcttaacttaCATAACAATTTATGTTACAACAtacttatttgaacccaaaccatgatcttttcctaaacgtaacccaagtagttttggtgcctaaacctaaccacaacGTTTCACAATGTTAAtcacgtgtttattattgttaccatgacgacaaaggtcACCTGACTATGACGATGAACGTCTCCTGACTATTGTGACCATGATGACGAAGGTCACCTGACGATGGTCATCTGACTTCGTCCTTTCCTGCACGTCCAAAGCTCATAAAATTCACCATGTCTAACGCATTGAATGAGACGCGAAAAGCTTAAAATGCGTAGACGTGTCACGCGAAATGTCCTTAAAAGTGGTGAGCCATTCATACGCCATTCACGCCATATCACATTGGTCGGGGGGCATGTGGGTGGGGAACAGGGAGTGCAGGGCAGGCTGTGTGTCAGCGCTAACGTGAAACAAGATAGTGGAAACAAGATTCCAAACTGAAGAAGTTATTCACTTGCGGCCCCTACCGGCCGATTAAGAGGAGTGAGTCcataaaatagatttttcaaaaatggtgAATCACCGCAACCACGAGAGGTCCTTGAGCAGACAGTcgaaaatgtgcacaaaaaatattaggctgatgggtccagtagtatgcAAGATTAGCTGcggacagaaaaaacacacgcacacatgacCAAACACACGAGCCAGGCTCATGCCTGGAGGGGATAACAACAGCAAAGTTAATGGATTTGTAATGTCACAGTGGGCGACTCCATCCTACCAATGCCCCAGATACTGGAAGAAAGCACTGGTTTTATCATGGGCGGTGCTGCTGCTAAGTAGAAATAGTGCCATGAATGTTTGATATTGTTCTATTTTTAGTTTTTCGTCATTCTTTACTTTCTATGACTCATCAACATCTGACCTAGGATGtgacaaaatgtaaagttttaGATGTTGAGCGAAGTTCTCTGCCATTTGCAAAGCAATTAACTGACTTTGTTGATCATCAGccagttattttaattttcattacaTCTATTGCCTGCTAGTTATTCCAGTAGAATGGTAAATGGAAATCAGACATTACAATCCTAAGTTGCTTCTCCAAAAATGAATTTTGAAAGTGTGATGAATCACCCGAGATTGAGGACTGGGTTTTCATTTAttagaggatttttttttggtctggTTTCATTGCTGTTATAAAATGGCATTGGAATCGAGGTCAATCCCTCTGTCTGATCAGTGgatgaatgcatttttatagCTCTAATACCCTTCTGGTATCATCAGAATGAAGTCACGCAGTGCACAAAATATAGATGctgattcatttttaattgcAAAAAATAGGGGGAGGTCAGATTCATGTGGAACAcagcaaaacatacaatatacagtaggaCGATGTTGTTCAGCCAGTTTTGTTGTATTTCCAACAGTTTGGCATATACAGGACACATGCACTACTGAAAATATTTGTCTCCCCTGAAATACTCAGGAAATCTTTTCGATCAGCTTATTTAAAAAGGAGTGCAAATGCTGAGGGagcacatttcaaaacacatttgtcaaGTTACTGACATATTCTagatttaagttgttttttgcagtcattttcataacatactgtacacgtCAAAGACTATCGAAATACTTATTCTCAGTGTTGCATCATGCTGAAAATAATTTTGGAAattacacaacacatttttcaactCAGAACAGATTCTATGGGGGTCGGGCTGTCACTCTCAATTCACTTCTAACTGGATTTGGAGACCAATGTTCAATATTCAGTTTAATGAAGCACTGACTGCTGATTATACTGTTTACTTTAGAAAATTAGTTATGTAATCCACTGCAGTTTCCATTTTAGTAAGGTGTTTCAATGACTTTTTAGTCAGCACTTGCAAACTTTATtccaaataatgaataattttgtCAAACTTTTTTAAAGCCAATGAAACAGATTAAAGCCATGTCATTGAAGTACCATCATTAAATGTAATCAAACCTAATTGAAACTAAATTAATGATAATCACTGCAGAATCCTGGATGGCCACGAATGATTGGTCCAATCAGGATGCACTGCACATATCAGAAGTTCAACAGGGATCAAAGCACATTTCCACTTCCTGAATTCAGTGAATTGAAGGCAAAAATTAATGCAACCCTTCTTTATACTCCACATTTAATGTCACATAGAATACCTGCAAGAGTTTACAATACACAAGATTATGTAGGTATATCAATATCTAAGTGCAATCTAGTTTGGCACAGTTTCAGATATTAAGTGTTCACTCACTTGATTGTTcgttgtaaacacacaaactacCACTACAGGTCTAGTCACCTGCATACAACAGTGTCTATTTCACAAAGAATTGAGGAAATGTAGTGGAAGTGCTGGGCGATAAAACGATAATGATTTATCTCAGTATATTTCTTCCTTGActgatgaaataaaatcaactCTACTTTTGGTCAAGTACACAGTTTTCCGCAAgcgttgtgtgtgtggagttcAGCTAAAGATGGTGAAATTGTTGACAAAAATGTTAcagaatgtcagaaaatggtgttatttcatatattttatgtcTGACCAAAAATAAAGGACAAGGTAATTAATGTACAGGTCGTGCCCCAGCCAAGACTGCAAACAGCTAACATCAGTTCAATGTTGAGCATTGCCTAAACGGTCTACAATCAGAGGACTCATCTAACAATAGTGGGACTTTTTGTAGGGATTTTGTGggaattctttttaaaaaaaatgatgacGACAAAGTCCTCCAAAATATAGCTATGACATTGAAATGTGTCAATTATTGTGTAAAATACTGACATTCttattcattgtgttttatatatCTTGGGATATGTAATCATACTGAAAACAATTCTCAACTCAAACTTGATTCTTGAGCTGAAATCGTTtgagctttcagctgcatctcactGTCTTCATTCTCAAGCCCATTTTTTAGCAGCTatgactcaaaataaatattttgaattacagaaaatgtttttatattttcagacaTATCGCCCAGCACTAAGTAGAGGTAAAACCATTAACTTACCCTCATCCAATCCTCCTGTACAATGCAGTCTACTAAGACACGTCTTTACTAGAGGGATTGCATGGATGGAGCTGATGCAGACAAAGGAAACAGTCAAGCATGTTGCCCCATCCTTGCAGATTCACAGTATTCAGAGATGATGTCAAAGGGTTAATAGATGATTTACAGTATAGGTCCAGTTTTATGTTCTCTGTGGTCTTCATCAGATTCAGTCAAACAGACCTCCGCTGGCCTTGTGCATGCGCCCTGTTGACTATATCCTGATACATCTTGGACCTGAGGAATCGTGGGTAGGAGTCTTTCTCCATGAGGCTGTAGACTTTAGCTTGGACTTCATTGAGGCTGGTTGTGGATGGATCCTCCAGGCTCTGCTTAGTCTTTTCTCTGGTGCGGTAGTCAATGTTTACCTGCCAGGATAAGGAGAGcaaatacaatgttttttttttttttaaaaggggaCGGTCACTCACATTAAGTCATATAATCATAATCACACATAGCAACATtggccccatttacacttgtcatttcaaTTTTCTCATAAAACCCAGATGAGATTTAAGACACTTAATTTACACttagtcacatactgtatatgcgtGACTCTGTTGGCCATATCACAAATCGGACTACAATCCGTCTTGGTTTTCCCGGGCTACATGCAAATCGGGGTTAGCCCTCCTCCAGCTCAGAGGGTAGTAGTAGTGTACCTGAAGCTGTTTGGCAACTGCCAAAAACACCAGGAGAGGAGTAACTTCTGCACTGCAGCAGTTTAGTTACAGCAATAACAGTATAGCTAGTGTTAGCTAACTGACAATGCAAACACATGAATGAATCGTATTTATGAACTCCGAGCAAAAGACAAAAGTTATATCATCTATTCAGTGGTTgaactgatcagggatcagattTCAATCCATTTCCAAATTTCCTAAAAAAATTCCACATAGCTGAGCCCAATAGCCCCTCCCTATTGGGCTGTCAGAGTGGATTCATAAGTCATTTCTTTTAACCTTTACTACAATATTTCCTTAACCTTGACgaaattcttttttttgtaaccATGATCattccataaccttaaccaagtagtttggctgcctaaacctaaccaaacgtTAACCATAGTAATGGAAGATCAGAAAAAGCTAATTTGGGAAGGCAATGacaaattacttattttgtggTTTAGTTCAGGGGACTTGTTATCAAGAGCCAGTCAGTAATCTAAAACAGCAAATGAGCTGAACAAACAAGCTGGAGGTGGGTTCATAAAGTTACTCAATGTGCTATGATAGACACACACCTCTCTTGGTGCCTGAATATCAATGAACTCCTTAAAAATCTTGTTTGCTTTTGACACAAGCTTGGTTGAGCTCTTGATTTTTTTGTACTCCTCGCAGGCCATCCAAAACTCGATATTCTCGTCACTGAACTCCGTCCTGAGAAACGTCCGGAAGGCAGCCAGGCCATCTGGAAAGAACAAATGAATCAGATGGTAAGGGACgaggtaaaaacaacaaaaacacttcaaaaacaTGATTGGTATTGCAGCGCAGCACCTATTTCTGTACAGCAGCTGAGAACTCCCTCTTATATGGATGTTATTTTTCCTTCAACAGAGTACTTTGATCATGTGATAATACCCTTCATCCtatgttgacatttttccaGTGCGTACACACTCTTGTTCCCAGAAGCGGGAAACAGGTCTCATGAAtagaacacaaacaaatcagaacAAAATACTCCCACAAagagatatttttttatgtcttcatCAGTCAAGATAAGTGATCAATTAATGTGTTCCCCATTGATGATAACACAGAGGAAGGGCATGTTTTTCTATGGGCCTGTGTCACGTTGACATGTTATTTCCACCCTTCccatttctgctgtttacctaaTAAAGCTGGGCAGAACAGAGGGGATGGTCCATCTGTGCATATGCAACAACACTActcatacagaaacacacacacacattctaaTGAGTGTACACACAACAACATGCTGGTTTACATGGGCACagggctacacacacacacggctgcaGTTTAAAGAAGTCCCCAACTGTGGCAACGGGGAAGCTTTAACAGTGTTCCCTCTTGTCTACGTGAAGTTTCTGGAAAGCGTAGGAAAGGTTTGTCTTCTTCGTGACACACTGTGAACAACTCTCAGAGAGCGCAGACCTCTGCTGAGAATGCAAACTTCTCTACATTAGTTATGGACTTAATAGACAATACCTTGCATCTAGAGCTGCATCAGAATTTGGATGAATCCAAAATTaatttttgcacaaaaatgtattttagtttttgtgcaGATCTAGTCAAAAAAGCTAACATGAAAAAGACTGGAAAGATGAAAAAGTATTGTGATTTCCCTAAGATAAATTTACAATGCAGGTGGTACAACTGTGTTGATATTTGATACTTAATGAACTGTGTGGAGACTGTCCAGAGACTCAAACTTAAATACATCAGAGAAATTAGGAGCAGCTGGTAGTAATAAGGACAATGCACGGCAGCTGCGGCTGAGACAATCACTGGAGACTCAGGAGTGATCATGAGGCACACTGGGATCAACCAagatattatttaaaaaatacactgtTGCTAAGTTTAAAACATGGCTGCTATGCTAAGttctttaaatgaaatgaaacacaatTCTTTGCATGTCACTCTGGATAACAACCTCAGCTAAAATACAAACTGTAACTTTGATGCAATATGCTTGAAAAGCACAGCACTGCTGCTTGTCAACCTCATAGAATGTTCTTGTACTAACAAGACACGTAACAGCTGACCGTGTGCACAGGTCAGGGCCCCAGTACACACATAATCAGCTTTACACACTGACGAATGACACTAGAATGCAGTCAGGTCTAAGTGTAATTCACTATCCCtccttttaaatgaaattaagcCAAGGTGAATGTAACATCCTATCAAGGGAACATTCAGTACTATGTTCCTATTGTTTTGACATTACttatgtaatgtatgtgtgtgtgtgagtgtgtgtgtgtgtgtgtgtgttaatggacATGTTGTAGTTCACCTCTTTAATGCTTGGTCAATTGAAACAGGATACACAGGTGTATCACGCTCTCTCCGCCTGGAGAAGGCCCTATTTTTGGCTCTGTAACAAACTTTATGTTTTCCGTGGGTGACAATAGCTTTCCAATGATTATGTGTCCAAGGTGCTATGTCATAACCTTGAGCTGAACAAAACAGATAATGTTCATGCAAGTGCAGGATGTTTAcagttttctgtcagtcaaGGCTGGCTGTCTTTAAGCCCTTTGTTAGCGCAGGGCTTGATATGATGGAGTTAATCACTTGGATGACAGACCTGTATGAAAAGTGGTGCACCCTAGTTTTGCAAGCTCAGATGAACACTTTGAAATGTAACTGCGATTCAGGACAAAATGACTGACTTTTAGTTTTGGCAGTCAGAAGGGATTACAGTTGTGACGCGAAGCACTCACATCCCACAAGAACAAAAACGTGTGTGacattacaaaaacagaaattaaagaGACATTCGTCACCAACAATTGGCatgaaaaggcaaagaaaagtGGTGGATGGAAGCAAGGATTTTGCAGTCACATCGCTCACATCTGTGACTGATTGATTCACTTCCACGTGTAAAAATCAAATATGCTTAACATTACTTGGAGTGGAAAAGACTGGCAGCTACTGTGGCAAATGATTAAAATCCTGAAAGGAAACCTGTGGTTTTCTTGTTGACTAATATATTGAAAGACAATtcatctgcaactattttgataatccatttaTCGTTTAAGGCATTCGTCAAGCAAAGACACCAAACATCCTCTGGTTCCACCTTCTGTAATATGAACATTTGCTGTTTAACTCCGTTTCATATTATTGTGAATTTAATGTTTGGAGTATTGGCcaaacaaagcaagacatttgaagatgtaaCTATGGGCTCTGGGAAAGTACACtgggaattattttttttactattttctgacattttatagacaaaataattatgtcaatcaattgagaaaataattggcagattaattgataatgaaaatagtagttagttgcagccctacagtaGCTGAACatgtttcttcttcattttctaCATATATTCTCAGGTTACCATTACTAACTGTTGATCATGGAGTAGCGACGCATGCACGCATGTTTGCATTAACACCCTTTGCATTTGGCAGGAAGGTGTATAGTATCTACTATGTGCACCTACACGTGAGCATACTAATAcagcaaaagaaacaaagttgcccgctcattaaaacatttgactagtggtcaaaaactctacagggcacctttaaacCCTACACCCATTTCTCAACCGCAACTGTGTCAGACTACAACAGACTTGGATCAACTTTGTCAAATCATAAATCAGCTCAAATCACAACTACAATCAGTCCAGTAATTAAAGCTCTAAACATCACATACATGTCCATGAGATCCTTCTTTTGTGTCTATCTTTGATTCTAACTGCTCAAGGCTGCAGCACTAAGTTTCTCAGTGCACCTGTCAGTGAAATAGAGTACTGTATCTACTGTTTTCCTTGGTTTCCACTTGTGGCACCTGTTGAGCTGAAAGATGTTGTTTTCCAGGAAATAGCTATCAGAGTTCTTATATAAATCACAGCCGAAATCATACCAAGATGAACTTGGTCTCCTTGTTTTGGAATAAGTATTTTTCTTCTACTTACGGTTTACTTATCAGTTCATTAATCCATAAATACACAGGTTGCAGATTTCCACATCAGTTTTTTAGCATGTGACCTTCCGGGGCTCAGTAAAACACAAGCATCTTGATATTCAAAGAGAAGTTTTCATCAGGCAAATGTTGATTTTAGTCAAAGGGGAGCGACAGTGTGTGCTGAGTGTTTATGGTGATTTGAATGAAGAAATCACACAAAGTGGACGTACTCTGAATCCACTTGTATTTTCTTTGATCTGTCCGTTCAGTGAGTTTGATGTCACTGATGCTGCATCACATAGCTTGTTAGCAgttagaaaataaacacataacctgTTTGTGCAGGTGGATGTGTGCAAGTGAGTCTGTGCCAATGTGTGTTTGGTTTATGTGGTAAGTAGTCCGCACAACACAGTAATGAGACCCTTACATAAGACTGGACTACATTAAGTTAGCTTTAATTTTCTTAATGCTGACTGTATGTGACTTCTGCACTAGGGACTGTTAcctctgaaaaatagaaaatgtctACTTACATTtgtgagagagaagatgatCAAATGATTCTGACCATCGAACAACTTCATCTGTTGATAGTCTGATGAAGAGAAAGCCAAAGGAAACTGCCTGAGTAAGATGCTAACCAACCACTGTACtttcatgcatttttaacaCAAGatggtactgtatgtattattgAAGGGCAGCCACATTTAATGTATGATTTATCTTCAGCTCACAGCGGTTCTTCTGCTCAAGGCTGTAAAGTAATTGTAATACCTGGTCACATTTGCATATGATGACagggggaaggagaggagatagaagaagaacaacagctAGCTCTTTTATGAAGTGGTGAAAACATGATGGGATAACACACTATCTTGGAGATTAAAGAGATACATAACGTTATTGTACCTGTCCACCTTGGTAGATGGTATGTGGAACATTAAGCTATTTGTGAAACACATTTTACGATAATAATGTACAATGTAAATTTCAAACCTTTACCTCAAGTTTCTCCTACAAAGTTTTTATGATGATTATGTGTTTGAGCACCTTGCTGGGTTACCTGATTGACAAATGGAggctttaaaggtgctattgataacactgataacatccagacactagatgacgcactccccctccccccttccattccattccagtggttgccagttcattGCACAACCCACATATTTcgtggtcgagtggagtgagactcagactcagtcatatcaagtgatgaatctttcgctATAGattatacattagctatagatttagttTACTTTGTGCAGTAGTGTTTCTTGTAACGTTATccatggtaatcttaggatatggctagctagctttaggcaACGatgttggtatcacgtggtatagttgccagttagtgtggaaaaaacggacactgatgttaccacatattagctatcttagcttaatcgtccgaagaacaataacccataaaatgacagttctgcatatttaactataccatgtgataccaacattgttatactattggctcgccaaaccttgttagaagcaggaaccaaatgtcagacacctcacacagagataaacaaaacattcattttg contains:
- the rgs8 gene encoding regulator of G-protein signaling 8 encodes the protein MKTRLGCLSNKSDSYSDFSEFLPPAHETTARCLKLSTDEVVRWSESFDHLLSHKYGLAAFRTFLRTEFSDENIEFWMACEEYKKIKSSTKLVSKANKIFKEFIDIQAPREVNIDYRTREKTKQSLEDPSTTSLNEVQAKVYSLMEKDSYPRFLRSKMYQDIVNRAHAQGQRRSV